A part of Cannabis sativa cultivar Pink pepper isolate KNU-18-1 chromosome 6, ASM2916894v1, whole genome shotgun sequence genomic DNA contains:
- the LOC115725037 gene encoding pyruvate kinase, cytosolic isozyme, which produces MDHQVIMQRPKTKIVCTLGPASRSVPMVEKLLRAGMNVARFNFSHGSHEYHQETLDNLQQAMENTGILCAVMLDTKGPEIRTGFLKDGKPIQLKKGNEITISTDYTLKGDESTICMSYKKLAVDVKPGMVILCADGTISFTVLSCDVKNGLLRCRCENSAVLGERKNVNLPGVIVDLPTLTEKDKEDILQWGVPNKIDMIALSFVRKGSDLVEVRKLLGKHSKNIMLMSKVENQEGVANFDDILANSDAFMVARGDLGMEIPIEKIFLAQKVMIYKCNIQGKPVVTATQMLESMIKSPRPTRAEATDVANAVLDGTDCVMLSGETAAGAYPELAVRTMAKICVEAENTIDYGDVFKRVMEHSPVPMSPLESLAATAVKTANSSKATLILVLTRGGSTAKLVAKYRPGMPILSVVVPELKTDSFDWSCSDEAPARHSLIFRGLVPVLSAGSSRASSAETTEEALEFAIQHAKSKGLCKIGDSVVALHRDGTASVIKILTVK; this is translated from the exons ATGGATCATCAAGTTATTATGCAGAGGCCGAAGACCAAGATCGTCTGTACTCTAGGACCTGCATCGAGGTCGGTTCCCATGGTTGAAAAGCTTTTAAGGGCTGGTATGAATGTTGCTCGATTCAACTTCTCTCATGGATCTCACGAATACCATCAAGAAACTCTTGATAATCTTCAACAAGCCATGGAAAACACTGGGATCCTCTGCGCCGTCATGCTCGATACAAAG GGTCCTGAGATTAGAACTGGGTTTTTGAAAGATGGGAAGCCTATTCAACTAAAGAAGGGCAATGAGATCACAATATCAACTGATTATACTCTCAAGGGTGATGAGAGTACTATTTGTATGAGTTACAAGAAATTGGCTGTGGATGTCAAGCCAGGGATGGTTATACTATGTGCAGATGGTACAATTTCGTTCACTGTTTTGTCATGTGATGTGAAGAACGGTTTGTTGAGGTGTCGGTGTGAGAACTCTGCTGTTCTTGGTGAGAGGAAGAATGTTAATCTTCCTGGTGTTATAGTTGATCTTCCAACCTTGACTGAGAAGGACAAAGAGGATATTTTGCAGTGGGGTGTTCCTAACAAGATCGATATGATCGCCCTTTCTTTTGTTCGTAAAGGTTCTGACCTTGTTGAGGTTCGCAAGTTGCTCGGGAAGCATTCTAAGAATATCATGCTCATGTCCAAG GTTGAGAATCAAGAAGGTGTGGCTAACTTTGATGACATCCTTGCCAATTCGGATGCATTTATGGTTGCGAGAGGTGATCTCGGGATGGAGATTCCAATTGAGAAGATTTTCCTGGCTCAGAAAGTGATGATTTACAAGTGCAACATTCAAGGGAAACCTGTTGTTACGGCCACTCAGATGTTGGAGTCGATGATTAAGTCGCCTAGGCCAACTAGGGCTGAAGCAACCGATGTTGCCAATGCTGTTCTTGATGGAACTGATTGTGTTATGCTTAGTGGTGAAACAGCTGCTGGAGCATATCCCGAGCTTGCAGTTCGCACCATGGCTAAGATCTGTGTTGAGGCAGAGAACACCATTGATTACGGTGATGTCTTCAAGAGAGTTATGGAACACTCTCCGGTGCCAATGAGTCCATTGGAAAGTTTGGCTGCCACTGCTGTTAAAACAGCAAACTCATCGAAAGCAACTCTCATTCTAGTCCTCACCAGAGGAGGAAGCACAGCCAAACTGGTGGCCAAGTACAGACCGGGAATGCCAATATTGTCTGTTGTTGTCCCCGAGCTCAAGACAGACTCTTTCGATTGGTCATGCAGCGATGAAGCCCCAGCAAGGCACAGCCTCATCTTTCGCGGTTTGGTTCCTGTTTTGAGTGCAGGGTCTTCAAGGGCATCTTCAGCTGAGACAACCGAAGAAGCACTCGAGTTCGCCATTCAACATGCCAAGTCTAAGGGACTCTGCAAGATCGGAGACTCGGTGGTAGCTCTACATCGCGATGGAACTGCTTCGGTGATCAAGATCTTGACTGTGAAGTGA
- the LOC115725327 gene encoding E3 ubiquitin-protein ligase SIRP1 has protein sequence MDESIVSRYWCHMCSQIVNPIMEMVEIKCPFCQSGFIEEMNNNEEGSDNPSQSSDLGSDRALSLWAPILLGMMGNPRRRRRFRAMDFDNEEDEDEDDDEMGLNSNPHHEGGDGDTELDRELESFIRRRRRSSANILQLLQGIRAGLASESQNSESLTERDERERVILINPFNQTLVVQSQNGNDNNQNPIGSLGDYFIGPGLDMLLQHLAENDPNRYGTPPAKKEAVEALPTVKIKESLSLLQCSVCLDDFEIGCEAKEMPCKHKFHKDCILPWLELHSSCPVCRFQIASDESKNGGNDNSVVVVGEEEEEGGEEEEHNDGDGRNGSSSGRRFSLSWPFNLFSSSSSSTSSSNGNGGSNGGGGSGNGNGNGFQANEN, from the coding sequence ATGGATGAATCAATTGTTTCAAGGTATTGGTGTCACATGTGTTCTCAAATAGTCAATCCAATCATGGAAATGGTTGAAATCAAATGCCCCTTTTGCCAAAGCGGTTTCATCGAAGAAATGAACAACAACGAAGAGGGTTCAGATAATCCCTCTCAAAGTTCCGATCTTGGATCTGATCGAGCTCTCTCTCTTTGGGCTCCAATCTTACTAGGAATGATGGGTAATCCCCGTCGCAGGAGAAGATTCAGAGCTATGGATTTCGATAacgaagaagatgaagatgaagatgatgatgaaatggGTTTAAATTCAAACCCTCACCATGAAGGTGGAGATGGAGATACTGAGTTGGATCGGGAATTGGAATCGTTTataaggagaagaagaagaagctcagCTAATATTCTTCAATTGCTTCAAGGAATTCGAGCTGGGTTAGCTTCAGAATCACAAAATTCTGAGTCTTTAACAGAAAGAGATGAAAGAGAACGAGTTATTTTGATTAACCCATTTAATCAAACACTTGTTGTTCAAAGTCAAAATGGTAATGATAATAATCAAAACCCAATTGGGTCATTGGGTGATTACTTTATAGGACCAGGATTGGATATGTTGCTACAGCATTTGGCTGAGAATGATCCAAATCGGTACGGGACGCCACCGGCGAAAAAGGAAGCCGTGGAAGCTCTTCCCACTGTGAAAATTAAGGAGAGTTTGAGTTTGTTGCAGTGTTCTGTCTGTTTAGATGATTTTGAGATTGGTTGTGAAGCTAAAGAGATGCCTTGTAAGCATAAATTTCATAAAGATTGTATTTTGCCATGGCTTGAGCTTCATAGCTCTTGTCCTGTTTGTAGGTTTCAGATTGCTTCTGATGAATCTAAGAATGGTGGTAATGATAATTCTGTGGTTGTTgttggagaagaagaagaagaaggaggagaagaagaagaacataaTGATGGAGATGGAAGAAATGGAAGTAGTAGTGGAAGAAGGTTCTCATTGTCATGGCCTTtcaatttgttttcttcttcttcatcatcaacatcatcatcaAATGGAAATGGAGGTAGTAATGGTGGTGGTGGGAGTGGAAATGGAAATGGAAATGGATTTCAAGCAAATGAGAATTGA